The following proteins come from a genomic window of Corallococcus sp. NCRR:
- a CDS encoding response regulator, whose translation MLVVESYDDLREALVALLVLEGYTVLSVPTSTQALDVLSRIPDMPSLVLLSLMLRNPEDRRFLTRLRNLGLTSRLPVLALTADPDLQGAPPGTVGLLGKPVRTEVLLAAVDRYRSRR comes from the coding sequence GTGCTGGTGGTCGAAAGCTACGACGACCTGCGCGAGGCGCTGGTGGCCCTCCTCGTGCTGGAGGGCTACACGGTGCTGTCCGTGCCCACGTCCACGCAGGCGCTGGACGTGCTGTCCCGGATCCCGGACATGCCCTCGCTGGTGTTGCTCAGCCTGATGCTGCGCAACCCGGAGGACCGGCGCTTCCTCACCCGGCTGCGCAACCTGGGCCTCACGTCGCGGCTGCCGGTGCTGGCGCTCACCGCGGACCCGGACCTCCAGGGGGCCCCGCCCGGGACGGTGGGCCTGTTGGGCAAGCCGGTGCGCACGGAGGTGCTCCTGGCCGCCGTGGACCGCTACCGGTCCCGGCGCTGA
- a CDS encoding carboxylesterase/lipase family protein, giving the protein MVQQSAPVVSTVEGQLQGLVEEGVYAFKGIPYAQPPVGALRWRPPAPVVPWKHIRQASTFGKSSLQSREGCIAGGGGDPFPMDEDCLYLNVWTPRVDPQAKLPVIVWIHGGAYVIGASGLPPYDGVPLASRDAVFVTLNYRLGHLGFLAHPALLKEPGGGAANFGLMDQLAALQWVNRNIAKFGGDAGNVTLIGQSAGAKSVLSLFCMESAKPLFHRGVAMSVYGLDEMPLEKACLKGEALIRDMGVTDATPERMRELPAESFWQQAPEHSLAPVAVCGDTVLPQSILSTFKAQQQARVPLILGSTSDDVSVMTAMGRDPMEILQALRDNNVPIGLLYPGVSPDEELARQACRDIVFTLIPRQVADLHHKVSDAWRFYFEYTTAELRPEYPDGVPHGADIPYFLDTVARCPPHQDVLTDEDRAYARQVSGWLLQFARSGAPASATEWPKHQQGEDRTLRMQQPPKVEHNFMQLRLNAFLIASAIINNPDGRASGKPGAQRNVRHTGATPQKTGRPEGAP; this is encoded by the coding sequence ATGGTCCAGCAGTCGGCTCCTGTCGTCAGCACCGTCGAAGGACAGCTCCAAGGCCTCGTCGAGGAAGGGGTGTATGCCTTCAAGGGCATTCCCTACGCCCAGCCTCCCGTGGGCGCGCTGCGGTGGCGGCCTCCCGCTCCGGTCGTTCCCTGGAAGCACATCCGGCAGGCGTCAACGTTCGGCAAGTCCTCGCTCCAGTCGCGTGAGGGCTGCATCGCGGGCGGCGGCGGTGACCCGTTCCCGATGGACGAGGATTGTCTCTACCTCAACGTCTGGACGCCTCGCGTAGACCCCCAGGCGAAGCTGCCCGTCATCGTGTGGATCCACGGCGGCGCGTATGTGATTGGCGCGAGCGGCCTGCCCCCGTACGACGGCGTGCCCCTGGCGTCCCGGGACGCTGTCTTCGTCACGCTCAACTACCGCCTGGGGCACCTGGGCTTCCTGGCCCACCCGGCGCTCCTGAAGGAGCCGGGGGGCGGCGCGGCCAACTTCGGCCTGATGGATCAGCTCGCCGCGCTCCAGTGGGTGAACCGCAACATCGCGAAGTTCGGCGGGGACGCGGGCAACGTCACCCTCATCGGCCAGTCCGCGGGCGCCAAGAGCGTGCTGTCCCTCTTCTGCATGGAGTCCGCCAAGCCCCTGTTCCACCGGGGCGTGGCGATGAGCGTGTACGGCCTGGACGAGATGCCGCTGGAGAAGGCGTGCCTCAAGGGCGAGGCGCTGATCCGCGACATGGGGGTGACGGACGCGACGCCGGAGCGCATGCGCGAGCTGCCCGCGGAGTCCTTCTGGCAGCAGGCGCCGGAGCACTCGCTGGCGCCCGTGGCCGTGTGCGGCGACACGGTGCTGCCCCAGTCCATCCTGTCCACCTTCAAGGCGCAGCAGCAGGCGCGCGTGCCGCTCATCCTGGGCAGCACCAGCGACGACGTGAGCGTGATGACCGCCATGGGCCGCGACCCCATGGAGATCCTCCAGGCGCTGCGGGACAACAACGTGCCCATCGGCCTGCTCTACCCGGGCGTGTCACCGGACGAGGAGCTGGCGCGGCAGGCGTGCCGCGACATCGTCTTCACGCTCATCCCCCGGCAGGTCGCGGACCTGCACCACAAGGTCTCCGACGCGTGGCGCTTCTACTTCGAGTACACCACCGCCGAGCTGCGCCCGGAGTACCCCGACGGCGTCCCCCACGGCGCGGACATCCCGTACTTCCTGGACACGGTGGCCCGCTGCCCGCCCCACCAGGACGTGCTCACCGACGAGGACCGCGCCTACGCACGCCAGGTGAGCGGCTGGCTGCTCCAGTTCGCCCGCTCCGGCGCGCCCGCGTCCGCGACGGAGTGGCCGAAGCACCAGCAGGGCGAGGACCGCACCCTGCGCATGCAGCAGCCGCCAAAGGTGGAGCACAACTTCATGCAGCTGCGCCTCAATGCCTTCCTGATCGCCAGCGCCATCATCAACAACCCGGACGGCCGCGCGAGCGGGAAGCCCGGCGCGCAGCGCAACGTCCGCCACACGGGGGCCACGCCCCAGAAGACGGGCCGGCCTGAAGGCGCGCCGTAG
- a CDS encoding virulence factor family protein translates to MRRRAKGGLLGAVLVLALISGARMCAAPSVAPAPVAVPVPPPAVAPRVETLRLGGRFGHVTVVTPPARPGTVVLLLAEGPADRGRALELSMALASHGALVLGVDAGAYLRALEKGTRCAYPAGDLEVLSQGYQRHAELPEYLHPVLVGDGTGAALAYAALAQAPPGTFRGAVSVDFSPEVTMSAAFCPGAGLVRSRADKGRQERLEPPRELSQPWVLLGAEQDPVHPVKAARDFTRSLTTARVLTVPGPGLARMPVDTWRGALLAAHDAAAAPLSSEVLPPVSTSASPPDAGTRALLGDASVEGLPLVEVPATSQPPGDTLALFVTGDGGWASLDQKVSESLAAQGLPVVGFNSLRYFWKRRTPEETSADVARALRHYLAAWGKQRVVLLGYSRGADVVPAIAARLPEDLRGRVRLAVLLAPGKEAEFEVHVTDLFGGRGRPTAAVLPDVQALKGTPVLCVYGDEELSDSLCPTLSGVPGARAVLLKGGHHFDGDYDAIVRVVLRELGMALP, encoded by the coding sequence ATGAGGCGGCGCGCGAAGGGGGGCCTGCTGGGGGCCGTGCTGGTGCTGGCGCTCATCTCCGGGGCGCGCATGTGCGCGGCGCCCTCCGTCGCTCCAGCCCCCGTGGCGGTCCCCGTGCCCCCGCCCGCGGTCGCGCCGCGCGTGGAGACGCTGCGGCTGGGAGGCCGCTTCGGCCACGTCACGGTGGTGACGCCCCCGGCAAGGCCCGGGACGGTGGTGCTCCTGCTCGCGGAGGGGCCCGCTGACAGGGGCCGGGCGCTGGAGCTGTCCATGGCGCTGGCCTCGCACGGCGCGTTGGTGCTCGGGGTGGACGCCGGGGCCTACCTGCGCGCCCTGGAGAAGGGCACCCGGTGCGCGTACCCGGCGGGGGACCTGGAGGTCCTGAGTCAGGGCTACCAGCGGCACGCGGAGCTGCCCGAGTACCTGCACCCCGTCCTCGTGGGGGACGGCACCGGCGCGGCGCTGGCCTACGCGGCGCTGGCCCAGGCGCCGCCGGGCACGTTCCGGGGCGCGGTGAGCGTGGACTTCTCGCCGGAGGTGACGATGTCCGCGGCCTTCTGCCCGGGCGCGGGGCTCGTGCGCTCACGCGCGGACAAGGGCAGACAGGAGCGGCTGGAGCCGCCGCGGGAGCTGAGTCAGCCGTGGGTGCTGCTTGGCGCGGAGCAGGATCCGGTTCATCCGGTGAAGGCGGCGCGCGACTTCACCCGCTCCCTGACGACGGCCCGCGTGCTGACGGTGCCGGGGCCGGGGTTGGCCCGCATGCCCGTGGACACGTGGCGGGGGGCGCTGCTGGCCGCGCATGATGCCGCCGCCGCGCCGCTCTCCTCGGAGGTGCTGCCGCCGGTCTCCACGTCCGCGTCGCCTCCAGACGCAGGCACCCGGGCGCTCTTGGGGGACGCGTCGGTGGAGGGCCTGCCGCTGGTGGAGGTCCCCGCGACGTCGCAGCCCCCGGGCGACACGCTGGCGCTCTTCGTCACCGGCGATGGCGGCTGGGCCAGCCTGGACCAGAAGGTCTCCGAGTCGCTCGCCGCGCAGGGCCTCCCCGTCGTGGGCTTCAACTCGCTGCGCTACTTCTGGAAGCGCCGCACGCCGGAGGAGACGTCCGCGGACGTGGCCCGCGCGCTGCGCCACTACCTGGCCGCGTGGGGCAAGCAGCGCGTGGTGTTGCTGGGCTATTCGCGCGGCGCGGACGTGGTGCCGGCCATCGCCGCGCGCCTGCCGGAGGACCTGCGCGGGCGCGTGCGGCTGGCCGTGCTGCTCGCGCCCGGCAAGGAGGCGGAGTTCGAGGTGCACGTCACGGACCTCTTCGGTGGCAGGGGCCGGCCCACGGCGGCGGTGCTCCCGGACGTGCAGGCGCTGAAGGGGACGCCCGTGCTCTGCGTCTACGGTGACGAGGAGCTGTCCGACAGCCTCTGCCCCACGCTGTCCGGCGTGCCCGGCGCTCGCGCCGTGCTGCTCAAGGGTGGACACCACTTCGACGGGGACTACGACGCCATCGTTCGGGTCGTCCTGCGGGAACTCGGTATGGCATTGCCCTGA
- the mprF gene encoding bifunctional lysylphosphatidylglycerol flippase/synthetase MprF, protein MTKIQRVLTTALPLLLLCVAAYVLHRELSHYRREDVSAGLKAVTAGHILLALAVTVVNYVALTLYDVLALGHAGHRIPYPRVALTSFVGYAFGHNLGASFLSGGSVRYRLYSAWGLSALDVARVSAFNALTFWLGLAAVTGVSLLVEGGGGVLSLSTPVAHGVGAALGLLLVGYFVACATVRGPLRVRGLEWTLPTPARALAQLVVSCGDWMLAAAVLWVLLPPGSVSLPSLTALFALAQLAGIASQVPAGLGVFETVMLSALTPHVPAPRVVGVLLVYRFVYYLLPFTVAALLLAGHELLQRRHHLTRLAKVVHSSFAPLVPWAASAGAFVAGTVLLFSGATPAVAERLALLRRLVPLPLLEVSHLLGSLAGVSLLLLARGLQRRLDAAYVLTQVLLVAGAVFSLVKGVDYEEATLLLVLALALAPFHQQFYRHTSLFAEAFSPGWFLATAAVVGASVWLGFFSYRHVEYRDDLWWRFAFSGNAPRFLRASVGVLGATVVAGLAALLRPAGPRTHPPTAEELRRVRPLVARSPESMASLALVGDKSLLLNDAGTAFLMYGVSGRAWVSMGDPVGPPDAATELAWRFLELADRHHGWACFYQVGPGALPRYLDLGLTLLKLGEEATVPLQDFTLEGPERRGLRHGMRHMERDAWTFEVQPREAVPQLLPQLRAISDAWLAEKHTREKGFSLGAFSPRYLEQGPVALVRRSGVLMGFANVWAPDTKEELSVDLMRYQPGSPHGAMDFLFTSLMLWGRQQGFQRFNLGMAPFSGFEARALAPMWNRLGALLFRHGEHFYNFQGLRQYKEKFRPDWAPRYLASPGGLALPGVLAGVASLVSRGLGGVVAR, encoded by the coding sequence ATGACGAAGATCCAGAGGGTCCTGACCACGGCGCTGCCGCTGTTGCTGCTGTGCGTGGCGGCGTACGTGCTGCACCGCGAGCTGTCGCACTACCGCCGCGAGGACGTGAGCGCGGGGCTCAAGGCCGTGACGGCGGGGCACATCCTGCTGGCCCTGGCCGTGACGGTCGTGAACTACGTGGCGCTCACGCTGTACGACGTGCTGGCGCTGGGGCACGCGGGGCACCGGATTCCCTATCCGCGCGTGGCGCTCACGTCCTTCGTCGGTTACGCCTTCGGGCACAACCTGGGCGCGTCGTTCCTGAGCGGCGGGTCGGTGCGCTACCGGCTGTATTCCGCGTGGGGGCTCAGCGCGCTGGATGTCGCGCGGGTGTCCGCGTTCAATGCGCTCACGTTCTGGCTGGGCCTGGCCGCCGTCACCGGCGTGTCGTTGCTCGTGGAGGGCGGGGGCGGGGTGCTGTCCCTGTCCACGCCCGTGGCGCACGGGGTGGGCGCCGCGCTGGGGTTGCTGCTCGTGGGCTACTTCGTGGCGTGCGCCACCGTGCGCGGGCCGCTGCGGGTTCGCGGCCTGGAGTGGACGCTGCCCACGCCCGCGCGTGCCCTGGCGCAGCTGGTGGTGTCATGCGGGGACTGGATGCTGGCGGCGGCGGTGCTGTGGGTGCTCTTGCCTCCGGGCAGCGTGTCGCTGCCGTCGCTCACCGCGCTGTTCGCGCTGGCGCAGCTGGCGGGCATCGCCAGCCAGGTGCCCGCGGGCCTGGGCGTCTTCGAGACGGTGATGCTCTCCGCACTCACGCCCCACGTGCCCGCGCCACGGGTCGTGGGCGTGCTGCTCGTGTACCGCTTCGTCTACTACCTGCTGCCCTTCACGGTGGCGGCGCTGCTGCTGGCGGGGCATGAGCTGCTCCAGCGCCGTCACCACCTCACGCGGCTGGCGAAGGTGGTGCACAGCTCGTTCGCGCCGCTGGTGCCGTGGGCCGCGTCGGCGGGGGCGTTCGTGGCGGGCACGGTGCTGCTGTTCTCCGGCGCGACGCCGGCCGTCGCCGAGCGCCTGGCGCTGCTCCGCCGGCTGGTGCCGCTGCCGCTCCTGGAGGTGTCTCATCTGCTGGGCAGCCTGGCGGGCGTGTCGCTGCTCCTGCTCGCGCGCGGGCTCCAGCGGCGCCTGGACGCGGCCTACGTGCTGACGCAGGTGCTGCTGGTGGCGGGCGCGGTGTTCTCCCTGGTGAAGGGCGTGGACTACGAGGAGGCCACGCTGCTGCTCGTCCTGGCCCTGGCGCTGGCGCCGTTCCATCAGCAGTTCTACCGGCACACGTCGCTGTTCGCGGAAGCCTTCAGCCCCGGGTGGTTCCTGGCCACGGCGGCGGTGGTGGGCGCGTCGGTGTGGCTGGGGTTCTTCTCCTACCGGCACGTCGAGTACCGCGACGACCTCTGGTGGCGCTTCGCCTTCTCTGGCAACGCGCCGCGCTTCCTGCGCGCCAGCGTGGGCGTGCTGGGGGCGACGGTCGTGGCGGGGCTGGCCGCGCTCCTGCGGCCGGCAGGGCCGCGCACGCACCCTCCGACGGCGGAGGAGCTGCGACGGGTGCGTCCCCTGGTGGCGCGCTCCCCGGAGTCCATGGCCTCGCTGGCGCTGGTGGGAGACAAGTCCCTGCTGCTCAACGACGCGGGCACCGCGTTCCTCATGTACGGCGTGTCGGGGCGCGCGTGGGTGTCCATGGGCGACCCGGTGGGGCCGCCGGACGCGGCGACGGAGCTGGCGTGGCGCTTCCTCGAACTGGCGGACCGGCACCATGGCTGGGCGTGCTTCTACCAGGTGGGGCCGGGCGCGCTGCCGCGCTACCTGGACCTGGGGCTCACGCTGCTCAAGCTGGGAGAAGAGGCCACCGTGCCGCTCCAGGACTTCACCCTGGAGGGGCCGGAGCGCCGGGGCCTGCGCCACGGCATGCGCCACATGGAGCGCGACGCGTGGACCTTCGAGGTCCAGCCGCGCGAGGCCGTGCCCCAACTGCTGCCCCAGTTGCGGGCCATCTCCGACGCGTGGCTGGCGGAGAAGCACACGCGGGAGAAGGGCTTCAGCCTGGGCGCGTTCTCCCCTCGCTACCTGGAGCAGGGGCCGGTGGCGCTGGTGCGCAGGAGCGGGGTGCTCATGGGCTTCGCCAACGTGTGGGCGCCGGACACGAAGGAGGAGCTGAGCGTGGACCTCATGCGCTATCAGCCGGGCAGTCCCCATGGCGCCATGGACTTCCTCTTCACGTCGCTGATGCTGTGGGGCCGCCAGCAGGGCTTCCAGCGCTTCAACCTGGGCATGGCGCCCTTCAGCGGCTTCGAGGCGCGCGCGCTCGCGCCCATGTGGAACCGGCTGGGCGCGCTGCTGTTCCGGCACGGCGAGCACTTCTACAACTTCCAGGGGCTGCGCCAGTACAAGGAGAAGTTCCGTCCGGACTGGGCGCCGCGCTACCTGGCCTCGCCGGGCGGGCTCGCGCTGCCGGGCGTGCTCGCGGGCGTGGCCTCGCTGGTGTCGCGCGGGCTGGGTGGGGTGGTGGCGAGATGA
- a CDS encoding methyl-accepting chemotaxis protein — protein sequence MRRSRVFVLDMQTRLTDFRGSRKPLASRLAAVGSVLLMLLAFAPVARAATAAAAQPALDGWRYRWGDSPQGPDGVPVWATEPEDAEGWQAVTALQEPPGRGTNTFLWLSIPLPQGPWLEPALFLGNVANAFELYADGQRVYASGTVDPAGQELMENMVWHLVPVPPASMGHRVLLRIQAHGPAIGVTRAAKVGSHPELLAEVTRVGLAPFVMGTLLVGIGAVALGAALLRRQWRMLAALTVFSAGSGALLLGSSGLFPALWGKAATGSVLTLLGSYAILPALGWFISDTVGTDKLRWFRRGAAVVTVPAILQAILVVIDLGSAWRLLSAFILYSLPGLLVCVGVAVVEALKGNKDARIFVAGLGVLTVVLLLSTLPMLGVMEVTDSQVHWGFFALTLSLVAIVGRRSAEVVRSLAEYTHLLDARRKDVRLLAEGMGRGADELAAVVQQLHTSSEEQTVGISRQAAALRELETTVEEIRQGSHVTADKARALAASAESAEAVGREGGAALERTLTDLAAIRTEVSGMASRILALDERTREVSSIVDDVKTLADQSNMLAINAAIEAVRNGDSGKGFGVVAKEMRRLADQSIRATERIRDVLDGVSMSMREAAQMSEQGEARVQVSLDAVRGSGEKLQKLTSIIGDTTGSVRQITQAVAQQDSGTHQIAQAIQELSGQMQRTLQAVEETRTVTHSVQTLAEVMSGAASKALRSGTLDDQQKPAAA from the coding sequence ATGCGTCGCTCCCGAGTTTTCGTTCTCGACATGCAGACCCGGCTCACTGACTTCCGCGGCTCCCGGAAGCCCCTCGCCTCGCGGCTCGCGGCCGTGGGCTCCGTGCTGCTGATGCTCCTCGCGTTCGCGCCCGTGGCACGAGCGGCGACGGCGGCGGCGGCCCAGCCCGCGCTCGACGGGTGGCGCTACCGCTGGGGAGACTCGCCGCAGGGCCCTGACGGCGTCCCCGTGTGGGCGACGGAGCCGGAGGACGCGGAGGGCTGGCAGGCCGTCACCGCGCTCCAGGAGCCGCCGGGCCGTGGGACGAACACGTTCCTCTGGCTGAGCATCCCCCTTCCCCAGGGGCCGTGGCTGGAGCCCGCCCTCTTCCTGGGCAACGTCGCCAACGCCTTCGAGCTCTACGCGGACGGCCAGCGCGTCTACGCCAGCGGGACGGTGGACCCCGCCGGCCAGGAGCTCATGGAGAACATGGTCTGGCACCTGGTGCCCGTGCCGCCCGCGTCGATGGGCCACCGGGTGCTGCTGCGCATCCAGGCCCATGGGCCCGCCATCGGCGTCACGCGCGCCGCGAAGGTGGGCTCGCACCCGGAGCTGCTCGCGGAGGTGACGCGCGTGGGCCTGGCGCCCTTCGTCATGGGGACGCTGCTGGTGGGCATTGGCGCGGTGGCGCTGGGCGCCGCCCTCCTGCGCCGCCAGTGGCGGATGCTCGCCGCCCTGACGGTGTTCTCCGCGGGCTCGGGCGCGCTGCTGCTCGGCTCCAGCGGCCTGTTCCCCGCGCTCTGGGGCAAGGCGGCCACCGGCAGCGTCCTCACGCTGCTGGGCTCGTACGCCATCCTGCCCGCATTGGGGTGGTTCATCTCCGATACCGTGGGCACGGACAAGCTGCGCTGGTTCCGCCGGGGCGCGGCGGTCGTCACCGTGCCGGCCATCCTCCAGGCGATCCTCGTGGTGATCGACCTGGGGAGCGCGTGGCGGCTCCTGTCCGCCTTCATCCTCTATTCGCTGCCCGGGCTGCTGGTGTGCGTGGGGGTCGCGGTGGTGGAGGCCTTGAAGGGGAACAAGGACGCGCGCATCTTCGTCGCGGGCCTGGGCGTCCTCACCGTCGTGCTCCTGCTGAGCACCCTGCCGATGCTGGGCGTGATGGAAGTCACCGACAGCCAGGTGCACTGGGGCTTCTTCGCGCTCACGCTGTCGCTCGTGGCCATCGTGGGGCGGCGCTCCGCGGAGGTGGTGCGCTCGCTGGCGGAGTACACGCACCTCTTGGACGCGCGCCGCAAGGACGTGCGCCTGCTGGCCGAGGGCATGGGCCGTGGCGCGGACGAGCTGGCCGCCGTCGTGCAGCAACTGCACACCTCCAGCGAGGAGCAGACCGTGGGCATCAGCCGCCAGGCCGCCGCGCTGCGCGAGCTGGAGACGACGGTGGAGGAGATCCGCCAGGGCTCGCACGTGACGGCGGACAAGGCGCGGGCGCTCGCGGCGTCCGCGGAGAGCGCGGAGGCGGTGGGGCGCGAGGGTGGCGCCGCCCTGGAGCGCACGCTGACGGACCTGGCCGCCATCCGCACGGAGGTGTCGGGGATGGCCTCGCGCATCCTCGCGCTCGACGAGCGCACCCGCGAGGTGTCCAGCATCGTCGATGACGTGAAGACGCTGGCGGACCAGTCCAACATGCTGGCCATCAACGCGGCCATCGAGGCGGTGCGCAACGGCGACAGCGGCAAGGGCTTTGGCGTGGTGGCCAAGGAGATGCGCCGGCTGGCGGACCAGTCCATCCGCGCCACCGAGCGCATCCGCGACGTGCTCGACGGCGTGAGCATGAGCATGCGCGAGGCCGCGCAGATGAGCGAACAGGGCGAGGCGCGCGTGCAGGTGAGCCTGGACGCGGTCCGCGGCTCCGGCGAGAAGCTGCAGAAGCTGACGAGCATCATCGGCGACACCACGGGCAGCGTGCGGCAGATCACCCAGGCGGTGGCGCAGCAGGACTCGGGCACGCATCAGATTGCCCAGGCCATCCAGGAGTTGTCCGGCCAGATGCAGCGCACGCTCCAAGCCGTGGAGGAGACGCGCACCGTCACGCACTCCGTGCAGACGCTGGCGGAGGTCATGTCGGGGGCCGCGAGCAAGGCGCTGCGCTCCGGCACGCTGGACGACCAGCAGAAGCCCGCGGCGGCGTGA
- the trhA gene encoding PAQR family membrane homeostasis protein TrhA has product MEESLKPRLRGLSHVIAFVAALVGCVWLARLPVHGVQYAANLVFGGSLVLMFGVSGGYHWPTWSAATYQRIRRFDHAAIFILIAGSFTPLATLDAMGGLSQRLLWVMWGAALTGATLTLAGISASRGLRSGLYVALGCVAAPVFWNLPGVMGQGRVGWLFFGAMLYAVGAVVYARRWPDPIPHVFGYHEVFHVMVVAAAATHYAVLLDFVGR; this is encoded by the coding sequence ATGGAAGAGAGTCTGAAGCCCCGGTTGCGCGGCCTGTCCCACGTCATCGCGTTCGTGGCGGCGCTGGTGGGCTGCGTGTGGCTTGCGCGGCTGCCGGTGCACGGCGTGCAGTACGCGGCGAACCTGGTGTTCGGCGGCAGCCTGGTGCTGATGTTCGGGGTGAGCGGCGGCTATCACTGGCCCACCTGGAGCGCGGCGACCTACCAGCGGATCCGCCGGTTCGACCACGCGGCCATCTTCATCCTCATCGCGGGGAGCTTCACGCCGCTGGCGACGCTGGACGCCATGGGGGGCCTGAGCCAGCGGCTGCTCTGGGTGATGTGGGGCGCGGCGCTGACGGGCGCCACGCTGACGCTCGCGGGCATCTCCGCGTCGCGAGGCCTGCGCTCGGGGCTCTACGTGGCGCTGGGCTGCGTGGCGGCCCCGGTGTTCTGGAACCTGCCCGGGGTGATGGGCCAGGGCCGCGTGGGCTGGCTCTTCTTCGGAGCCATGCTCTACGCCGTGGGCGCGGTGGTGTACGCGCGCCGCTGGCCGGATCCCATCCCCCACGTCTTCGGCTACCACGAGGTGTTCCACGTCATGGTCGTCGCCGCGGCCGCCACGCACTACGCTGTCCTGCTGGACTTCGTGGGGCGGTGA
- a CDS encoding DUF6310 domain-containing protein, producing the protein MRSRACIAILLFLSACASTGPIVREPTARERRMANLQRAAALPWKDGGRCVVREASQPWPELVERCYPALDHDRVEFHDTTGRCTVASAEAATLGLGFCVLAAPEIAVGAVIVLGVVVVGVVINEALEAYELRHHYPEEAGASRGTKTASRDAVAKPKTELEPEPAGQGRQPPVPPVPVSRTRRASCEPIPVPHAGEDRLHNECADVFPPNRYPGHDVLVNGKRFDALQIGARVLWEIKTHQFDTYSDFLRDRVIEDQMEELQKDRAIAAACGYDFIVGVSSAAHKAALIRQDPRLNVVVTGCTR; encoded by the coding sequence ATGCGTTCGCGAGCGTGCATCGCAATCCTGCTGTTCCTGTCGGCCTGTGCTTCGACAGGGCCCATCGTGAGGGAGCCCACGGCCCGCGAACGGCGGATGGCCAACCTCCAGCGTGCGGCGGCGCTGCCCTGGAAGGACGGTGGCCGGTGCGTCGTTCGCGAAGCGTCCCAGCCGTGGCCCGAGCTGGTGGAGCGGTGCTATCCGGCGCTCGACCATGACCGGGTCGAGTTCCACGACACGACGGGCAGATGCACGGTCGCCTCCGCTGAGGCCGCGACCCTCGGACTCGGGTTCTGCGTGCTGGCGGCTCCTGAAATCGCCGTGGGGGCCGTCATCGTCCTGGGCGTGGTGGTGGTCGGCGTCGTCATCAACGAGGCACTGGAAGCATATGAACTCCGCCACCACTATCCCGAGGAAGCAGGGGCTTCGCGAGGAACGAAGACTGCGTCCCGAGATGCTGTGGCGAAGCCGAAGACTGAGTTGGAACCGGAGCCAGCCGGCCAGGGCAGACAGCCTCCTGTGCCACCCGTACCCGTGAGTCGAACGCGTCGCGCCAGCTGCGAGCCAATTCCGGTACCTCACGCTGGCGAGGATCGCCTGCATAACGAGTGCGCCGATGTGTTTCCGCCGAACCGCTACCCTGGCCACGACGTACTCGTGAACGGCAAGCGCTTTGATGCATTACAAATCGGCGCGCGTGTGCTGTGGGAGATCAAGACCCATCAGTTCGACACGTACAGTGACTTCCTGCGGGATCGGGTGATTGAAGATCAGATGGAAGAACTCCAGAAGGATCGCGCCATCGCGGCGGCATGTGGGTATGACTTCATTGTTGGAGTAAGCAGTGCCGCACACAAAGCGGCGCTGATTCGACAAGATCCCCGCCTCAACGTCGTTGTCACGGGGTGTACACGATGA
- a CDS encoding DUF5953 family protein, which translates to MTMRKRLELTVYAPPLAGDGSRALAVVRGMELALPGLRLEWEVNKEGHPILLPHREVWLTEAATRGRIPLLCNGDESYPVTVSGMQRLASASAGYQPQLQINARLPQDAAIFAATAALLEAVAEGARAFWGRASPEDAATDIAYQTAPTREGPPSPPRGLPALKLFEHIRSPEIPYYLGWLNYWSDAAARAIGFPDPARDSELLSRSRRTATGWIVQLTEAPLDLDDPAHLEALKRAYERFPEIGGRGVP; encoded by the coding sequence ATGACCATGCGGAAGCGCCTCGAACTGACCGTCTACGCCCCGCCACTCGCGGGGGACGGCAGCCGTGCACTCGCTGTCGTCCGTGGCATGGAACTGGCGCTGCCCGGCTTGCGCCTGGAGTGGGAGGTCAACAAGGAAGGGCATCCCATCCTGTTACCGCACCGCGAAGTCTGGCTCACCGAGGCAGCAACGCGCGGAAGAATCCCTCTGCTATGCAACGGCGACGAGAGCTACCCCGTGACCGTTTCCGGGATGCAACGCCTTGCAAGTGCAAGCGCTGGGTACCAGCCGCAACTCCAAATAAATGCCAGGCTTCCACAGGACGCGGCCATCTTCGCGGCAACGGCAGCTCTGCTTGAAGCAGTTGCGGAGGGCGCGCGCGCGTTCTGGGGACGTGCGTCGCCAGAGGATGCTGCGACGGACATCGCGTATCAGACCGCACCCACACGGGAAGGACCGCCGTCCCCACCCCGGGGGCTACCGGCCCTGAAGCTCTTCGAGCACATCCGCTCGCCCGAGATTCCCTACTATCTCGGCTGGCTGAACTACTGGTCGGATGCCGCCGCACGGGCCATCGGGTTCCCCGACCCTGCTCGCGACTCCGAACTGCTCTCACGCTCCCGGCGCACGGCGACGGGGTGGATCGTCCAGCTGACGGAGGCCCCGCTGGACCTGGACGACCCCGCCCACCTGGAAGCGCTCAAACGGGCCTATGAGCGCTTCCCCGAAATCGGCGGGCGCGGGGTGCCTTGA